One stretch of Cololabis saira isolate AMF1-May2022 chromosome 15, fColSai1.1, whole genome shotgun sequence DNA includes these proteins:
- the gatad2b gene encoding transcriptional repressor p66-beta: protein MERMSDEALRLNLLKRGLESPSEREEALAKRLKMEGHEAMERLKMLALLKRKDLADLAALEVPGGLGDGKGPGASALHHQSLMGAAYEEKMNGSLRFGGHGGHGGHGGHGGHGGHGGHGGHGGHGAHVGPSKNGKENIMDEPVDMSAGRRCEADRDRRTPSPDVIILSDNEASSPRTTPRPEERLHQANLDMFKGKTGEERQQMIKALREELRLEEARLVLLKKLRQSQMQKENVVQKVPVVQSSASSVQPPQLHGSSGLGKIPVRPGMHGAEPQNLRTAQGHTVIRSANANLPSMLMSQRVIAPNPSQLQGQRLSSKPGMNRSSSSSIANAVSYQQASQQVAASQRSGSSAMYMNLAHMQAAAAVGAGGVTAGLGGASAVSPSTMSGSASGGVSSMADQASSQAAAKLALRKQLEKTLLEIPPPKPPAPLLHFLPSAANSEFIYMVGLEEVVQSVLDSQGKLRGNLARMEPFFCAQCRTDFTPHWKQEKSGRILCEQCMTSNQKKALKAEHTNRLKNAFVKALQQEQEIEQRLQQQATLSPSSAATGSSGSKSDGLMRQHALRQAPQPQASLQRGLSNSARGVLSNFAQASQLSVASSLMGMTGGKHCGGGGGGGGSSNRLQHDSRRQIYNIPGLNIAYLNPAAVGAHKSSSLADRQREYLLDMIPPRSISQSISGQK, encoded by the exons ATGGAGCGGATGTCTGATGAGGCGCTGAGGTTAAATCTGTTAAAGAGAGGCCTGGAGTCGCCCAGCGAGCGCGAGGAAGCGCTGGCCAAGCGCCTCAAGATGGAGGGCCACGAGGCCATGGAGCGCCTGAAGATGCTGGCCCTGCTCAAACGGAAGGACCTGGCCGACCTGGCGGCCCTGGAGGTCCCGGGGGGCCTGGGAGATGGGAAGGGCCCCGGGGCCAGCGCCCTCCACCACCAAAGCCTGATGGGAGCTGCGTACGAGGAGAAGATGAACGGGAGCCTGCGGTTCGGCGGCCACGGCGGCCACGGCGGCCACGGGGGCCACGGCGGCCATGGTGGCCATGGTGGCCACGGGGGGCACGGGGGCCACGGCGCCCACGTCGGGCCCAGTAAGAACGGGAAGGAGAACATCATGGACGAGCCGGTGGACATGAGCGCCGGGAGAAGATG TGAAGCCGACCGCGACAGACGAACTCCGTCTCCAGACGTCATCATCCTGTCGGACAACGAGGCGTCCAGCCCCAGAACCACGCCCCGCCCCGAGGAACGGCTCCACCAGGCCAACCTGGACATGTTCAAG GGGAAGACTGGAGAGGAGCGGCAGCAGATGATCAAAGCTCTGCGGGAGGAGCTCCGTCTGGAGGAGGCCCGTCTGGTGCTGCTCAAGAAGCTCAGGCAGAGCCAGATGCAGAAGGAGAACGTGGTGCAGAAG GTCCCAGTGGTCCAGAGCTCTGCGTCCTCCGTTCAGCCTCCacagctccacggctcttcagGTCTAGGGAAGATACCGGTGAGACCCGGGATGCACGGCGCCGAGCCCCAGAACCTCCGCACGGCACAG GGTCACACAGTCATCCGCTCAGCGAACGCCAACCTGCCCTCCATGTTGATGTCGCAGCGAGTGATCGCCCCCAACCCCTCCCAGCTGCAGGGCCAGCGGCTGTCGTCCAAACCCGGGATGAAccgctccagctccagcagcatcGCCAACGCCGTCAGCTACCAACAG GCCAGCCAGCAGGTGGCAGCCTCCCAGCGCTCCGGCTCCAGCGCCATGTACATGAACCTGGCCCACATgcaggcggcggcggcggtggGCGCCGGGGGCGTGACGGCCGGGCTGGGCGGGGCCTCGGCCGTCAGCCCGTCCACCATGTCCGGCTCTGCCAGCGGCGGCGTCAGCTCCATGGCCGACCAGGCCAGCAGCCAGGCGGCAGCCAAGCTGGCCCTGAGGAAGCAGCTGGAGAAGACCCTGCTGGAGATCCCCCCACCCAAACCCCCGGCCCCGCTGCTCCACTTCCTGCCCTCCGCTGCCAACAGCGAGTTCATCTACATGGTGGGCTTGGAGGAGGTGGTCCAGAGCGTGCTGGACAGTCAGG GTAAACTCCGAGGGAACCTGGCACGGATGGAGCCCTTCTTCTGTGCTCAGTGCAGGACCGACTTCACCCCCCACTGGAAGCAGGAGAAGAGTGGGCGGATCCTGTGTGAGCAGTGCATGAcgtccaatcagaagaaggcccTGAAGGCGGAGCACACCAACCGGCTGAAGAACGCCTTCGTGAAGGCGCTGCAGCAGGAGCAG GAGATCGAGCAGAGGCTCCAGCAGCAGGCCACCCTGTCTCCCAGCTCCGCTGCTACCGGCTCCAGTGGCTCCAAGAGCGACGGCCTGATGCGGCAACACGCCCTCCGCCAG GCCCCCCAGCCCCAGGCCTCCCTGCAGCGAGGCCTGTCCAACTCTGCCCGAGGGGTCCTGTCCAACTTCGCCCAGGCCTCCCAGCTGTCCGTGGCCAGCAGCCTGATGGGGATGACCGGAGGGAAACACTGCGGCGGCGGCGGAGGAGGCGGCGGGAGCAGCAACCGGCTGCAGCACGACAGCCGCCGTCAAATCTACAACATCCCAG GGTTGAATATTGCGTATCTGAATCCTGCGGCGGTCGGAGCCCACAAGAGCTCGAGCTTAGCGGACCGGCAGAGGGAGTACCTGTTGGACATGATCCCGCCCCGGTCCATATCCCAGTCCATCAGCGGGCAGAAATGA